A window of Streptomyces sp. DG1A-41 contains these coding sequences:
- a CDS encoding Ig-like domain repeat protein: MIIKDIDGYLALTTTGKVLVLDPPTKNWAEVPFSQGTEITAIADGGRHHLALTSTGEVMAWGANASGQLGNGTLTPSQTPVEVQIPGNPKMVAIDGAQGEAPDKGYSLAVTWSGDVYAWGANRFGLLNNPDLTGPYSTTPLKAAVSDFRGGIFKVAAGSTHALALTEDGIVFAWGDNSQGQVGRGTGGPDGIQYPPRPVLIPLQYKVLDIDVSPLAVHSLAITNDGHVFGWGLDDEGQVGPGQDDPDSCVSKFAGHNKAADCPRLVSLPDGTRVKDIAAGGMPGGGNSLAATVTGQVFSWGDNSTGQLGRDTPTESRNPPGLVQIPGNIPIGRVTATPYDSLALPVETEPTTTRLTANPTQATFPAPVTFTATVTCPVASPTGTVTFREGTTIRGTRTLTRASDTTAQAALTIDDLPVGRHTLTAHYNGDPECVPSLSNPATATLVDADDDCGCNGGGGGGGGGGGGKDPGKGKVTAKHKLTVRQSPRSDSEAVGTLRAGQTIAIQCKATGEPVGGNNVWYKLAQNPRGWVTARYVNNLNPIRQCPK, translated from the coding sequence GTGATCATCAAAGACATCGATGGCTACCTGGCGTTGACCACCACCGGCAAAGTGCTGGTGCTGGACCCTCCCACCAAGAACTGGGCAGAGGTTCCGTTCTCTCAGGGAACGGAGATCACGGCCATTGCGGACGGAGGCAGGCATCACCTGGCGCTCACATCGACCGGCGAGGTGATGGCCTGGGGGGCCAACGCGTCCGGCCAGCTCGGCAACGGCACACTGACCCCGAGTCAAACCCCAGTGGAGGTGCAGATCCCAGGCAACCCCAAGATGGTCGCGATTGATGGTGCTCAGGGCGAGGCGCCCGACAAGGGGTACAGCCTGGCCGTGACATGGTCTGGAGACGTGTACGCCTGGGGGGCCAATCGTTTCGGACTGCTCAACAACCCCGATCTCACGGGGCCCTACAGCACCACACCCCTCAAGGCGGCGGTCTCCGATTTCAGAGGCGGCATCTTCAAAGTCGCCGCCGGTTCAACCCACGCGCTCGCCCTGACCGAGGACGGGATCGTATTCGCCTGGGGCGACAACAGCCAAGGCCAGGTGGGTCGCGGCACTGGAGGACCCGACGGCATCCAGTACCCGCCAAGACCCGTACTGATCCCGCTCCAGTACAAGGTCCTCGACATCGACGTGAGTCCCCTTGCTGTGCACAGCCTCGCGATTACTAACGACGGACACGTGTTCGGCTGGGGCCTCGACGATGAAGGCCAGGTGGGACCCGGCCAGGACGACCCGGACAGCTGCGTCAGCAAATTTGCGGGTCACAACAAAGCCGCCGACTGTCCCCGGCTGGTGTCACTGCCCGACGGTACGCGAGTCAAGGACATCGCCGCAGGCGGCATGCCAGGCGGGGGCAACAGCCTGGCTGCGACAGTCACTGGGCAAGTATTCTCCTGGGGAGACAACAGTACCGGCCAACTCGGCCGTGACACCCCCACCGAAAGCCGCAACCCGCCTGGGCTGGTGCAGATCCCGGGCAACATCCCGATCGGCAGGGTCACCGCAACGCCGTATGACAGCTTGGCGTTGCCCGTGGAGACCGAACCGACCACGACGCGCCTGACAGCGAACCCGACGCAGGCCACCTTCCCCGCCCCCGTCACGTTCACGGCCACCGTCACCTGCCCTGTCGCATCCCCCACCGGCACCGTCACCTTCCGGGAAGGCACCACCATCCGCGGCACCCGCACCCTGACGCGCGCCAGCGACACCACCGCGCAGGCCGCCCTCACCATCGACGACCTGCCCGTGGGCAGACACACGCTCACCGCCCACTACAACGGCGACCCCGAGTGCGTACCGTCCCTGTCCAACCCGGCAACCGCCACCCTCGTCGACGCCGACGACGACTGCGGCTGCAACGGCGGCGGAGGAGGCGGAGGAGGAGGAGGAGGCGGCAAGGACCCCGGCAAGGGCAAGGTCACTGCCAAGCACAAACTGACCGTGCGCCAGTCGCCCAGGTCTGACTCCGAGGCAGTCGGCACCCTCCGAGCCGGCCAGACCATCGCCATCCAGTGCAAGGCCACCGGAGAACCCGTGGGCGGTAACAACGTCTGGTACAAACTCGCCCAGAACCCGCGTGGCTGGGTCACCG
- a CDS encoding serine hydrolase — protein sequence MRDSARLSRRSVLALAVAAPVAAAAPARAAGPVLGGDRLAGDAVQVGSTTGLPGRLTARSWLVADQDSGEVLAAYRAHRRLPPASTLKMLFADTLLDRFPPRSRHTVTAADLAGIPAGSSLVGIRAGTTYTVDQLWQGVFLRSGNDAVHVLAQMNGGVTRTVAEMRAKARDLQALDTHVVSPDGFDHPGQLSSAYDLTLFARYGLRDPGFRAHCRTRTADFPAGGGKTFQIQNTDRLLGGEWGLRAYPGLIGVKNGYTSGAGNTFTGAAARAGRTLLVTVMHPGNSVNAVYEEAAALLDWGFAHGASARAVGTLVEPVSEGRGTGASPARGSAAGAAARGPSAGRLVEGAGTAVALLAGGAWAWRRRRAPGRAKGRHRE from the coding sequence ATGCGTGACTCAGCCCGGCTGTCCAGACGTTCCGTGCTCGCCCTGGCCGTGGCCGCCCCGGTGGCCGCCGCGGCACCGGCCCGGGCCGCCGGCCCCGTGCTCGGCGGTGACCGCCTCGCCGGCGACGCGGTGCAGGTGGGCAGCACCACCGGACTGCCCGGCAGGCTCACCGCCCGGTCCTGGCTGGTCGCCGATCAGGACAGCGGCGAGGTGCTGGCCGCCTACCGGGCGCACCGGCGGCTGCCGCCCGCGTCCACGCTGAAGATGCTGTTCGCAGACACGCTGCTCGACAGGTTCCCGCCCCGCAGCCGGCACACCGTCACCGCCGCCGACCTGGCCGGAATCCCGGCGGGCTCCAGCCTCGTCGGCATCCGGGCCGGGACCACCTACACCGTCGACCAGCTCTGGCAGGGCGTCTTCCTGCGCTCGGGGAACGACGCCGTGCACGTCCTCGCCCAGATGAACGGCGGTGTGACCAGGACCGTCGCCGAGATGCGGGCCAAGGCGCGGGACCTTCAGGCCCTGGACACTCACGTGGTCAGCCCGGACGGCTTCGACCACCCGGGGCAGCTGTCCTCGGCGTACGACCTGACGCTCTTCGCCCGGTACGGGCTGCGCGACCCCGGCTTCCGCGCCCACTGCCGTACGAGAACGGCCGACTTCCCGGCCGGGGGCGGGAAGACGTTCCAGATCCAGAACACCGACCGGCTGCTGGGCGGGGAGTGGGGCCTGCGGGCGTATCCGGGGCTGATCGGTGTGAAGAACGGCTACACGTCCGGCGCCGGCAACACCTTCACCGGAGCCGCCGCGCGGGCCGGGCGCACCCTCCTCGTGACCGTCATGCACCCCGGCAACAGCGTCAACGCCGTCTACGAGGAGGCCGCCGCCCTGCTCGACTGGGGTTTCGCGCACGGTGCGTCGGCACGGGCGGTGGGCACGCTGGTCGAGCCGGTGAGCGAGGGGCGGGGGACGGGGGCGTCACCCGCGCGCGGGTCCGCCGCCGGTGCGGCCGCGCGCGGACCCTCGGCGGGGCGACTGGTGGAAGGCGCCGGGACCGCGGTCGCGCTCCTGGCGGGCGGGGCCTGGGCATGGCGCCGACGCAGGGCGCCCGGACGTGCGAAGGGACGGCACCGCGAATGA
- a CDS encoding SDR family oxidoreductase, with amino-acid sequence MNAMETDRQRDERTSGRPRVAVVTGAGSGIGRAVVVELLRAGWSVALAGRRAGTLEETAALAPEGAALAVRTDVSRPEDVTALFAATVERFGRVDLLFNNAGTFGPGGVPVEELPYDAWRHVVDTNLNGAFLCAQAAYRQMKEQEPQGGRIINNGSISAHSPRPHSVAYTATKHALTGLTKSLSLDGRPYGIAVGQIDIGNAATDMTAGMQTGALQANGEVAPEPVMDVADVARTVRHMAELPLEANVQFATVLATAMPYIGRG; translated from the coding sequence ATGAATGCCATGGAAACGGACAGGCAGAGGGACGAGCGGACGAGTGGGCGGCCGAGGGTCGCGGTGGTGACCGGGGCGGGATCCGGTATCGGGCGCGCGGTCGTCGTGGAACTGCTCCGCGCCGGCTGGTCGGTGGCGCTGGCGGGGCGGCGCGCCGGGACACTGGAGGAGACGGCGGCCCTGGCGCCCGAGGGCGCGGCTCTCGCCGTACGGACGGACGTCTCACGGCCCGAGGACGTGACCGCCCTGTTCGCCGCCACCGTCGAGCGCTTCGGGCGGGTCGACCTGCTGTTCAACAACGCGGGCACGTTCGGGCCCGGCGGTGTGCCGGTCGAGGAGCTGCCCTACGACGCGTGGCGGCACGTGGTGGACACCAACCTCAACGGGGCGTTCCTGTGCGCGCAGGCGGCGTACCGGCAGATGAAGGAGCAGGAGCCGCAGGGCGGGCGGATCATCAACAACGGCTCGATCTCCGCACACTCGCCGCGTCCGCACTCGGTGGCCTACACCGCGACCAAGCACGCTCTGACCGGCCTGACCAAGTCACTGTCGCTGGACGGGCGGCCGTACGGCATCGCCGTCGGGCAGATCGACATCGGCAACGCGGCGACGGACATGACGGCCGGTATGCAGACGGGAGCGCTTCAGGCGAACGGCGAGGTCGCCCCGGAACCGGTGATGGACGTCGCCGACGTGGCCCGCACGGTGCGGCACATGGCGGAGCTGCCGCTGGAGGCGAATGTGCAGTTCGCGACCGTACTGGCCACGGCGATGCCGTACATCGGGCGCGGCTGA
- a CDS encoding aldo/keto reductase, with translation METTRPLGDSGIEVSALGFGCWAIGGEWQDADGRPLGWGRVDDEESVRAVRRALDLGITFFDTADTYGAGHSERVLGRALGKRRADVVVATKWGNVFDEDTRTLTGGDASPAYLRRALTASLDRLGTDYVDLYQFHLSDADTEQAALVRDACEELVREGLIRAYAWSTDDPARAAVFAEGPRCAAVQHTLNVLQDAPEMIRLCEEAGLASINRSPLAMGLLTGKRRGGQPLEAGDIRSRPPAWLQGFADGSGADPEWLARVDSLRDVLTSEGRTLGQGALAWVWARSSRTIPIPGFRSVAQAEENAAALGKGALTDAQLAEVDRLLGR, from the coding sequence ATGGAGACCACACGGCCGCTGGGAGACAGCGGCATCGAAGTGAGCGCCCTCGGGTTCGGCTGCTGGGCCATCGGCGGCGAATGGCAGGACGCCGACGGGCGGCCGCTCGGCTGGGGCAGGGTGGACGACGAGGAGTCGGTACGGGCGGTGCGGCGCGCCCTCGACCTGGGCATCACCTTCTTCGACACCGCCGACACCTACGGCGCCGGACACAGCGAACGCGTGCTGGGCCGGGCCCTCGGCAAGCGCAGGGCCGATGTCGTCGTCGCCACGAAGTGGGGCAACGTGTTCGACGAGGACACCCGGACCCTCACCGGCGGCGACGCCTCCCCGGCCTACCTGCGCCGCGCCCTGACCGCGTCCCTGGACCGGCTCGGCACCGACTACGTCGATCTCTACCAGTTCCATCTCTCCGACGCGGACACCGAGCAGGCCGCCCTGGTCCGGGACGCGTGCGAGGAGCTGGTCCGTGAGGGGCTGATACGGGCCTACGCGTGGAGCACCGACGACCCCGCACGCGCCGCCGTGTTCGCCGAGGGGCCGCGCTGCGCCGCCGTCCAGCACACTCTCAACGTCCTCCAGGACGCGCCCGAGATGATCCGGCTGTGCGAGGAGGCGGGCCTCGCGAGCATCAACCGCAGTCCGCTCGCCATGGGGCTGCTCACCGGCAAACGCCGGGGCGGGCAGCCGTTGGAGGCCGGGGACATCCGCAGCAGGCCGCCGGCCTGGCTCCAGGGTTTCGCTGACGGATCCGGCGCCGACCCGGAGTGGCTCGCCCGCGTCGACTCGCTCAGGGACGTCCTCACCAGCGAGGGCCGCACGCTCGGTCAGGGAGCCCTGGCCTGGGTGTGGGCGCGCAGCTCGCGCACGATTCCCATCCCGGGCTTCCGTTCGGTCGCCCAGGCGGAGGAGAACGCGGCGGCGCTGGGGAAGGGGGCGCTGACCGACGCGCAGCTGGCCGAGGTCGACCGGCTGCTCGGGCGGTGA
- a CDS encoding DoxX family protein translates to MRRYDRRDLGLLLLRLGAGGVLAAHGTQKLFGWFGGHGIEGTGQFMESVGYAPGKASATAAGLAETGGGALLALGLATPAAGAAAAGAMAGAAAVHTPNGFFNQSGGYEYAATLGLTAAGLAVTGPGRLSLDHALGHAVNRGWMIPAAFAATAAGTALVVGARARRLREAKEGEQDPLFEEEYME, encoded by the coding sequence GTGAGGCGTTACGACCGACGTGATCTGGGCCTGCTGCTGCTCCGGCTGGGGGCGGGCGGTGTGCTGGCCGCGCACGGCACGCAGAAGCTGTTCGGCTGGTTCGGCGGGCACGGCATCGAGGGGACCGGCCAGTTCATGGAGTCCGTCGGCTACGCCCCCGGCAAGGCGAGCGCGACGGCGGCGGGCCTCGCGGAGACCGGCGGCGGCGCGCTGCTGGCCCTGGGCCTCGCCACACCCGCGGCCGGTGCAGCGGCGGCCGGTGCGATGGCCGGTGCGGCCGCGGTGCACACGCCGAACGGCTTCTTCAACCAGAGCGGCGGCTACGAGTACGCGGCGACGCTGGGCCTCACGGCCGCCGGCCTGGCCGTCACCGGCCCGGGAAGGCTCTCCCTGGACCACGCGCTCGGGCACGCGGTGAACCGGGGCTGGATGATCCCGGCGGCGTTCGCGGCGACGGCGGCGGGGACGGCGCTGGTCGTGGGGGCGCGTGCCCGGCGGCTGCGGGAGGCGAAGGAGGGCGAGCAGGACCCGCTGTTCGAAGAGGAGTACATGGAGTAG
- a CDS encoding serine hydrolase domain-containing protein, whose protein sequence is MRDGTPERAGLDPGELRHLVREVHALTTGQRPWAPGAVVVVGRGPVIAVEEAAGWAVRYTAYDEDTDAGVELPAEDRVPMTVGTPFDLASLTKLFTAVAAVQQIERGTLGIDARLGAYLPDFTAAARHGITVRQLLTHTSGLRPELPLYDCADDAERLAALRAEAPVGTPGTYCYSDLNMLLLQHVLERITGRTLDVLFRDGITRPLGMTATGFGPCPGAAATEDQRRPWAKADRGMLRGEVHDENAWALGGVAGHAGLFSTGRDLAVFCRTLLAGGSYGPARILGPDFVELLFTPPGLGFSLDQPWFMGDLAGRGAAGHTGFTGTSLVLDPATDTFLILLTNAVHPRRRRPDSAPRAAAGSRVARAVRGM, encoded by the coding sequence CTGCGCGACGGCACGCCGGAACGGGCCGGACTCGACCCCGGGGAACTGCGTCATCTCGTCCGGGAGGTCCACGCCCTCACCACCGGGCAGCGCCCCTGGGCGCCGGGCGCGGTCGTGGTCGTCGGACGCGGACCGGTGATCGCCGTGGAGGAGGCGGCGGGCTGGGCCGTGCGGTACACGGCCTACGACGAGGACACCGACGCCGGCGTCGAACTGCCTGCCGAGGACCGGGTCCCGATGACCGTCGGCACACCCTTCGACCTGGCATCCCTGACCAAATTGTTCACAGCCGTTGCCGCCGTTCAGCAGATCGAGCGCGGCACCCTGGGCATCGACGCGCGCCTGGGCGCGTACCTGCCCGACTTCACAGCGGCCGCCCGCCATGGCATCACCGTACGGCAGCTGCTCACCCACACCTCCGGGCTGCGGCCTGAACTCCCGCTCTACGACTGCGCCGACGACGCCGAGCGGTTGGCGGCGCTGCGTGCGGAGGCGCCGGTCGGGACACCGGGCACGTACTGCTACTCCGACCTGAACATGCTCCTCCTCCAGCACGTCCTGGAACGCATCACCGGCCGCACGCTCGACGTCCTCTTCCGCGACGGCATCACCCGGCCGCTGGGCATGACGGCGACGGGGTTCGGGCCCTGCCCCGGGGCGGCGGCGACGGAGGACCAGCGGCGGCCGTGGGCCAAGGCGGACCGGGGGATGCTGCGGGGCGAGGTGCACGACGAGAACGCCTGGGCGCTGGGCGGCGTGGCGGGCCACGCGGGCCTGTTCTCCACCGGCCGGGATCTCGCCGTGTTCTGCCGCACCCTCCTCGCCGGCGGCTCCTACGGCCCCGCCCGCATCCTCGGCCCCGACTTCGTCGAGCTCCTCTTCACCCCACCGGGCCTGGGCTTCTCCCTCGACCAGCCGTGGTTCATGGGCGACCTGGCGGGGCGCGGCGCGGCGGGCCACACGGGCTTCACGGGCACGTCCCTCGTCCTCGACCCGGCGACGGACACGTTCCTGATCCTCCTCACCAACGCGGTCCATCCCCGTCGCCGTCGCCCGGACAGCGCGCCGAGGGCGGCGGCGGGGTCGCGGGTGGCCAGGGCGGTGCGGGGGATGTGA
- a CDS encoding MazG-like family protein, translating into MSDHTPPAPELWATIDTLWEWLDSHRPIEGREGMLLRILKLSEEVGEVAEAVIGATGQNPRKGVTHTWDDVQSELCDVVITALVALRTLTPQAREVFARHLERVAQRSTAQSAQADVPSPSL; encoded by the coding sequence ATGAGCGATCACACGCCGCCCGCGCCCGAGTTGTGGGCCACCATCGACACGCTGTGGGAGTGGCTGGACTCCCACCGCCCGATCGAGGGCCGCGAGGGCATGCTGCTGCGCATCCTGAAGCTGTCCGAGGAGGTCGGGGAGGTCGCCGAGGCGGTGATCGGCGCGACCGGCCAGAACCCGCGCAAGGGCGTGACACACACCTGGGACGACGTGCAGTCGGAGCTGTGCGACGTCGTCATCACGGCACTGGTGGCGCTGCGGACCCTGACGCCTCAGGCGCGGGAGGTCTTCGCCCGGCACCTGGAGCGGGTGGCACAACGGTCCACGGCGCAATCGGCACAAGCGGACGTGCCGAGTCCGTCGCTCTGA
- a CDS encoding nuclear transport factor 2 family protein encodes MTIQTTRLSDPAVRAFVTAVNNHDREAFMALLAPGATMADDGSDRDLADWVDREIFSSHGHLKVDNESNGGRALIARYSNDTWGEMRTRWSFTVDDEGRITRFETGQA; translated from the coding sequence ATGACGATTCAGACCACGCGCCTCAGCGATCCGGCCGTCCGCGCCTTCGTGACCGCCGTGAACAACCACGACCGCGAGGCCTTCATGGCACTCCTCGCGCCGGGCGCGACCATGGCGGACGACGGCTCGGACCGCGACCTCGCCGACTGGGTCGACCGGGAGATCTTCTCCTCCCACGGTCACCTGAAGGTCGACAACGAGTCCAACGGCGGCCGGGCCCTCATCGCCCGCTACAGCAACGACACCTGGGGCGAGATGCGCACCCGGTGGAGCTTCACCGTGGACGACGAGGGCCGGATCACCCGCTTCGAGACCGGGCAGGCCTGA
- a CDS encoding multidrug effflux MFS transporter, translating into MPEGGASISNTAQGAAAGTQRPDLTPHRRTGLLVTFLLGSLTAVPPLAMDMYLPALPEVTRSLHSPAATVQLTLTTCLAGMALGQLVVGPMSDRWGRRRPLLAGLGVFVVATVLCALAPTVELLVAFRLAQGLAGAAAIVIARAVVRDLYDGMAMARFFSTLMLISGVAPIVAPLIGGQILRVTDWRGVFVVLTVIGILIGALVWTKLPETLPPAQRHSGGVGEALRAMRGLLADRSFAGYTLTGGFAFAALFAYISASPFVIQEIYGASPQTFSLLFGANSVGLVLVGQINGKVLVGRVSLDRVLGVGLTIVITAATALLLMSLGVFGEVGLAPVAVALFVLMSAMGITLPNTQALALMRTKHAAGSASALLGTSSFLIGAIASPLVGVAGEDTAVPMAVVQLAAALVALACFVGMCRPGKADEKTDRKTDEKTDSGRASVEGAGS; encoded by the coding sequence ATGCCCGAGGGTGGGGCGTCCATATCGAACACCGCGCAAGGGGCCGCTGCCGGGACGCAGCGGCCCGACCTCACACCGCACCGCCGCACCGGGCTCCTGGTCACCTTCCTCCTCGGAAGCCTGACCGCCGTACCTCCGCTGGCGATGGACATGTACCTCCCGGCCCTGCCGGAGGTCACCCGTTCCCTGCACTCGCCCGCCGCGACCGTCCAGCTCACCCTCACCACCTGCCTGGCGGGCATGGCGCTCGGCCAGCTCGTGGTCGGGCCGATGAGCGACCGGTGGGGCCGCCGTCGCCCGCTGCTCGCCGGACTCGGCGTCTTCGTCGTCGCCACCGTCCTGTGCGCGCTCGCGCCCACCGTCGAACTCCTCGTCGCCTTCCGGCTGGCGCAGGGCCTCGCGGGCGCGGCCGCCATCGTCATCGCCCGGGCCGTCGTCCGCGACCTGTACGACGGCATGGCCATGGCCCGCTTCTTCTCCACCCTCATGCTGATCTCCGGGGTCGCCCCGATCGTGGCGCCGCTGATCGGCGGGCAGATCCTGCGCGTGACGGACTGGCGGGGCGTGTTCGTCGTCCTCACGGTCATCGGCATCCTCATCGGGGCCCTGGTCTGGACGAAGCTGCCCGAGACCCTGCCGCCCGCTCAGCGCCACAGCGGCGGCGTCGGCGAGGCCCTGCGCGCGATGCGCGGACTGCTCGCCGACCGCTCCTTCGCCGGCTACACCCTCACCGGCGGCTTCGCCTTCGCCGCCCTGTTCGCCTACATCTCGGCATCCCCGTTCGTCATCCAGGAGATCTACGGCGCCTCCCCGCAGACGTTCAGCCTGCTGTTCGGCGCCAACTCGGTCGGGCTGGTCCTCGTCGGCCAGATCAACGGCAAGGTGCTGGTCGGCCGGGTCAGCCTGGACCGGGTGCTGGGGGTCGGCCTGACGATCGTCATCACCGCCGCGACCGCGCTGCTGCTGATGTCCCTGGGCGTGTTCGGCGAGGTCGGTCTCGCGCCCGTCGCCGTCGCGCTGTTCGTCCTGATGTCCGCGATGGGCATCACCCTGCCCAACACCCAGGCGCTCGCCCTGATGCGCACCAAGCACGCCGCCGGCTCGGCGTCCGCCCTGCTCGGCACGTCGTCGTTCCTCATCGGCGCGATCGCGTCGCCGCTCGTGGGCGTCGCCGGGGAGGACACGGCCGTCCCGATGGCCGTCGTCCAACTGGCCGCCGCCCTGGTGGCACTGGCCTGCTTCGTGGGAATGTGCCGACCCGGGAAGGCGGACGAGAAGACGGACCGGAAGACGGACGAGAAGACGGACAGCGGGCGCGCGAGCGTGGAGGGAGCAGGGAGCTGA
- a CDS encoding Gfo/Idh/MocA family oxidoreductase has protein sequence MTADTVRWGILATGGIAGAFTADLIDLPDAEVVAVASRSEASARTFAERFGIPRAYGDWNALARDEDIDVVYVATPHTAHRTAAGLCLAAGRNVLCEKPFTLNVREAAELVALAREHGRFLMEAMWMYCNPLVRRLKSLVDDGAIGEVRTVQADFGLAGPFPPSHRLRNPELGGGALLDLGVYPVSFAQLLLGEPSDIAARAVLSEEGVDLQTGALLSWGSGALASVHCSIVGGTATSASVTGAKGRIDIPHGFFFPDRFVLHRDGRDPEEFTADPADGPRNSLRHEAAEVMRALRAGETESPLVPLDGTLAVMRTLDAIRDRVGVRYPGETPDEDLTAELTPA, from the coding sequence ATGACGGCGGACACGGTGCGGTGGGGGATCCTGGCGACCGGAGGGATCGCGGGGGCGTTCACCGCGGACCTGATCGACCTGCCGGACGCGGAGGTCGTGGCGGTGGCGTCCCGGTCCGAGGCGTCGGCGAGGACGTTCGCGGAGCGGTTCGGGATCCCGCGGGCGTACGGCGACTGGAACGCGCTCGCGCGGGACGAGGACATCGATGTCGTCTACGTCGCCACTCCGCACACGGCGCACCGGACCGCCGCCGGCCTGTGCCTGGCGGCCGGGCGGAACGTGCTGTGCGAGAAGCCGTTCACGCTGAACGTGCGCGAGGCGGCGGAACTCGTCGCGCTGGCGCGGGAGCACGGGCGCTTCCTGATGGAGGCGATGTGGATGTACTGCAATCCGCTGGTGCGGCGGCTGAAGTCGCTCGTCGACGACGGCGCGATCGGCGAAGTGCGCACGGTCCAGGCGGATTTCGGGCTGGCCGGGCCCTTCCCGCCCTCGCACCGGCTGCGGAATCCGGAGCTGGGCGGGGGCGCGCTGCTCGATCTCGGCGTGTATCCGGTGTCGTTCGCGCAGTTGCTGCTCGGGGAGCCGTCGGACATCGCTGCGAGAGCGGTGCTCTCCGAGGAGGGCGTCGACCTCCAGACGGGAGCACTGCTCTCCTGGGGGAGCGGCGCTCTCGCCTCGGTGCACTGCTCCATCGTCGGCGGTACGGCGACCTCCGCCTCGGTCACCGGCGCGAAGGGCCGTATCGACATCCCGCACGGCTTCTTCTTCCCGGACCGCTTCGTGCTGCACCGGGACGGCCGCGACCCCGAGGAGTTCACGGCCGACCCGGCGGACGGGCCCCGCAACAGCCTCCGTCACGAGGCGGCCGAGGTGATGCGCGCGCTGCGCGCCGGTGAGACCGAGTCCCCGCTCGTCCCGCTCGACGGGACGCTCGCCGTGATGCGGACGCTCGACGCGATCCGGGATCGCGTCGGCGTCCGCTACCCGGGCGAGACCCCGGACGAGGACCTCACGGCCGAGCTCACGCCGGCTTGA
- a CDS encoding condensation domain-containing protein, giving the protein MHTWTITDDTPARLAGTAARLGTTAYTVLAATFATWLADLCGERGDIVLAASSANRVPRDRSEIVGILGDAVLLRARLSEAETFPDLVSQLRTTLFTALDHQELPLTDVVSLVSPELKDALFPTVLFTVITTEPPSLNLQEVLTTIRALPVQGVARNELYVVIAPQADTITVTFKYSTDLFTHETVEAWAGSFTQALRSAVDSGS; this is encoded by the coding sequence CTGCACACCTGGACCATTACCGACGACACACCCGCCCGCCTGGCCGGCACGGCAGCCCGCCTGGGCACCACGGCCTACACGGTCCTGGCGGCCACGTTCGCCACGTGGCTGGCCGACCTGTGCGGCGAACGAGGCGACATCGTCCTGGCGGCCTCCAGCGCGAACCGCGTCCCCCGCGACCGCTCCGAGATCGTCGGCATCCTGGGCGACGCCGTACTCCTACGGGCCCGGCTGTCCGAAGCGGAAACGTTCCCCGATCTGGTGTCCCAACTGCGCACCACCCTCTTCACGGCCCTCGACCACCAGGAACTCCCCCTGACGGACGTGGTGTCCCTCGTCTCGCCCGAGCTGAAGGACGCCCTGTTCCCCACGGTCCTGTTCACGGTGATCACGACAGAGCCCCCGTCCCTGAACCTCCAGGAGGTCTTAACCACCATCCGCGCCCTCCCCGTCCAGGGCGTGGCCCGCAACGAGCTCTACGTCGTGATCGCCCCGCAGGCCGACACGATCACGGTCACGTTCAAGTACTCGACGGACCTGTTCACCCACGAGACGGTCGAGGCGTGGGCCGGGTCCTTCACCCAGGCACTGAGGTCCGCGGTGGACTCCGGGTCCTGA